In Hoeflea ulvae, one genomic interval encodes:
- the ppdK gene encoding pyruvate, phosphate dikinase, protein MTKWVYTFGDGQAEGSAADRNLLGGKGANLAEMCNLGLPVPPGLTITADACVWYYDNGRKMPDGLEAAVSDALVGVGTIAGRAFGDPEKPLLLSVRSGARASMPGMMDTVLNLGLNDETVLAVARDSGDERFAFDSYRRFIQMYGDVVMGLDHEVFEDILEDEKARLGHELDTDVSAAEWREIIARYMATIEQELGVPFPQDPHQQLWGAIGAVFASWMNARAITYRQLHDIPASWGTAVNVQAMVFGNLGDQSATGVAFTRNPSTGVKELYGEFLVNAQGEDVVAGIRTPQSITEAARIEAGSDRPSLEKLMPEAFAEFLTICDRLERHYRDMQDLEFTIQAGKLWMLQTRSGKRTAKAALRIAVDMAGEELISREEAVMRIDPASLDQLLHPTIDPHAARDIIGSGLPASPGAATGEIVFTSEEAVEAAKTGRKVILVRVETSPEDIHGMHAAEGILTSRGGMTSHAAVVARGMGTPCVSGAGGIRIDARNGTLLALGTTLKAGDVITLDGSSGQVLKGAVAMLQPELSGDFGLIMEWADATRRMKVRTNAETPADARAARSFGAEGIGLCRTEHMFFDGDRITTMREMILAGSEGGRREALAGLLPMQRSDFIELFEIMKGLPVTIRLLDPPLHEFLPKTDEEIAEVAGAIGVTIEKLTQRVDELHEFNPMLGHRGCRLAISYPEIAEMQARAIFEAAVEAAKSTGAPVVPEIMVPLVGLRQELDFVKARIDAVAREVIGEAGVDITYLVGTMIELPRAAIRAHAIAEVAEFFSFGTNDLTQTTFGISRDDASSFLMTYQQKGIIEHDPFVTLDIEGVGELVRIASEKGRATRPDIKLGICGEHGGDPASVKFCDSIGLDYVSCSPFRVPIARLAAAQAAINAKA, encoded by the coding sequence ATGACGAAATGGGTCTACACTTTCGGGGATGGTCAGGCGGAAGGCTCGGCTGCCGATCGCAACCTTTTGGGGGGCAAGGGCGCCAATCTGGCAGAGATGTGCAATCTCGGGCTTCCTGTGCCTCCGGGGCTGACAATCACCGCCGACGCCTGCGTCTGGTATTATGACAATGGCCGCAAGATGCCCGATGGCCTGGAAGCCGCGGTCTCCGATGCACTTGTCGGTGTCGGCACAATCGCCGGGCGGGCCTTTGGCGATCCGGAAAAGCCGCTGCTGCTCTCTGTCCGGTCCGGGGCGCGTGCCTCGATGCCCGGTATGATGGACACCGTGCTCAATCTCGGCCTCAACGATGAAACCGTTCTCGCCGTGGCGCGCGATTCGGGCGATGAGCGCTTCGCCTTCGACAGCTACCGCCGTTTCATCCAGATGTATGGCGACGTGGTCATGGGTCTTGATCACGAGGTGTTTGAGGACATTCTCGAAGACGAAAAGGCCCGTCTCGGTCACGAACTCGATACCGATGTCTCCGCCGCCGAATGGCGCGAGATCATTGCCCGCTACATGGCGACCATCGAGCAGGAGCTCGGCGTGCCGTTCCCGCAGGATCCGCATCAGCAGCTCTGGGGCGCAATCGGCGCGGTGTTTGCCAGCTGGATGAATGCGCGTGCCATCACCTACCGGCAACTGCATGACATTCCCGCCTCCTGGGGCACGGCGGTCAATGTCCAGGCCATGGTGTTCGGCAATCTCGGCGATCAGTCGGCCACCGGCGTGGCTTTCACCCGCAATCCCTCGACCGGCGTCAAGGAGCTCTATGGCGAATTCCTCGTCAACGCCCAGGGCGAGGACGTTGTCGCCGGCATCCGCACCCCGCAATCGATCACCGAGGCGGCCCGCATCGAGGCCGGCTCCGACCGGCCGTCGCTGGAAAAGCTGATGCCGGAAGCCTTTGCCGAATTCCTGACCATTTGTGACCGGCTCGAGCGGCATTACCGCGACATGCAGGATCTCGAATTCACCATCCAGGCCGGCAAATTGTGGATGCTGCAGACCCGGTCGGGCAAGCGCACCGCCAAGGCAGCACTCAGGATTGCCGTCGACATGGCCGGCGAAGAACTGATCAGCCGGGAGGAGGCGGTGATGCGCATCGACCCCGCCTCGCTTGACCAGCTCCTGCATCCGACCATCGATCCGCATGCGGCCCGCGACATCATCGGCTCGGGCCTTCCCGCTTCTCCCGGCGCGGCCACAGGCGAGATCGTGTTTACTTCCGAGGAAGCCGTCGAGGCCGCCAAGACCGGACGCAAGGTCATCCTGGTGCGGGTCGAGACCAGCCCGGAAGACATCCACGGCATGCATGCAGCCGAAGGCATTCTCACCTCGCGCGGCGGCATGACCAGCCATGCGGCAGTTGTCGCCCGGGGCATGGGAACCCCGTGCGTCTCAGGCGCCGGCGGCATTCGCATCGATGCCCGCAACGGCACCTTGCTTGCGCTCGGCACCACGCTCAAGGCCGGTGACGTGATCACGCTTGACGGCTCGTCCGGCCAGGTGCTCAAGGGCGCAGTCGCCATGCTGCAGCCGGAGCTGTCGGGTGATTTCGGCCTGATCATGGAATGGGCCGACGCGACGCGGCGGATGAAGGTCCGCACCAATGCCGAAACGCCCGCAGATGCGCGTGCTGCGCGCTCCTTCGGCGCCGAAGGCATCGGCCTGTGCCGCACCGAGCACATGTTCTTTGACGGCGACCGCATCACCACCATGCGCGAGATGATTCTTGCCGGTTCCGAAGGCGGCCGCCGCGAGGCGCTCGCCGGGCTGTTGCCGATGCAGCGGTCCGACTTCATCGAACTGTTCGAGATCATGAAGGGCCTGCCGGTCACCATCCGCCTGCTCGATCCGCCGCTGCATGAATTCCTGCCAAAGACCGATGAGGAAATCGCCGAGGTCGCCGGCGCCATCGGCGTGACGATCGAAAAGCTCACCCAGCGTGTCGATGAATTGCATGAATTCAACCCCATGCTCGGCCATCGCGGCTGCCGGCTGGCGATCTCCTATCCGGAAATTGCCGAAATGCAGGCCCGCGCCATATTCGAAGCCGCCGTCGAAGCCGCCAAATCCACCGGCGCCCCGGTGGTGCCGGAAATCATGGTGCCGCTGGTCGGCCTTCGCCAGGAACTTGATTTCGTCAAGGCGCGGATCGATGCGGTGGCGCGCGAGGTCATCGGAGAGGCGGGTGTCGACATCACCTATCTGGTCGGCACCATGATCGAGCTGCCGCGTGCTGCCATTCGCGCCCATGCGATCGCGGAAGTGGCCGAGTTCTTCTCCTTCGGCACCAATGATTTGACCCAGACCACCTTCGGCATTTCGCGCGATGATGCGTCGTCCTTCCTGATGACCTACCAGCAGAAGGGCATCATCGAGCACGACCCCTTCGTCACCCTCGACATCGAAGGCGTCGGCGAACTCGTGCGCATTGCTTCGGAGAAGGGCAGGGCGACCCGCCCCGACATCAAGCTCGGCATCTGCGGGGAACACGGCGGCGACCCGGCCTCGGTCAAATTCTGCGATTCCATCGGCCTGGATTATGTCAGCTGTTCGCCGTTCCGGGTGCCGATCGCCCGGCTGGCGGCGGCACAGGCGGCGATCAACGCGAAGGCCTGA
- a CDS encoding aconitase X swivel domain-containing protein yields the protein MSGRSLVHGTASGPVLMLDDPLSFWGGFDSASGKVIDRFHPQHGACLSGAVLCMERGRGSSSGASVLAEAIRLGTAPAAIILLENDAIIATGALVAQMLYGIDCPVVVLGARAEWQELSCLPRLLVEAGTETVRITPPA from the coding sequence ATGAGCGGGCGCAGCCTGGTTCACGGCACGGCTTCGGGCCCGGTGCTGATGCTTGATGATCCGCTGAGCTTCTGGGGTGGCTTCGACAGCGCCAGCGGCAAGGTGATCGACCGGTTTCACCCGCAGCACGGGGCCTGCCTCAGCGGAGCGGTGCTGTGCATGGAGCGCGGCCGGGGCTCGTCTTCCGGCGCATCGGTGCTGGCCGAGGCGATCCGGCTGGGCACCGCACCTGCGGCGATCATCCTGCTAGAAAACGACGCCATCATCGCCACCGGCGCGCTTGTGGCGCAGATGCTTTACGGGATCGATTGTCCGGTGGTGGTTCTCGGCGCGCGCGCCGAATGGCAGGAACTGTCGTGTTTGCCCCGGCTTCTGGTTGAAGCCGGGACCGAGACTGTGCGGATCACTCCGCCGGCATGA
- a CDS encoding biotin transporter BioY, producing the protein MAIAPARSLVESYAPEGTAARYATFGALALLGSIAIAVAGKITVPFWPVPATMQTLAIFVIAAAFGRKLALATLAAYLIEGAAGLPVFTNGGGLAYFAGPTTGYLAGFVIAAGLTGWAADRGLDRNAFKLFAVNLAGTAIILLLGAAWIAMVFGSDKALAWGVGPFIATDVIKAALAAAVVPAGWQIANLLRR; encoded by the coding sequence ATGGCCATCGCTCCCGCACGTTCCCTTGTTGAATCCTACGCGCCCGAAGGCACGGCCGCCCGCTATGCGACCTTTGGCGCGCTTGCACTCCTGGGCAGCATTGCCATTGCCGTTGCCGGCAAGATCACTGTTCCGTTCTGGCCGGTTCCGGCGACGATGCAGACGCTGGCGATCTTCGTCATCGCCGCTGCCTTCGGCCGCAAGCTGGCGCTGGCAACCCTTGCCGCCTATCTCATCGAAGGCGCTGCCGGCCTGCCGGTGTTCACCAATGGCGGAGGTCTTGCCTATTTCGCCGGCCCGACCACCGGCTATCTCGCCGGCTTCGTCATCGCCGCCGGCCTGACCGGCTGGGCTGCCGATCGCGGTCTCGACCGCAATGCGTTCAAGCTGTTTGCCGTCAATCTTGCCGGCACGGCCATCATCCTGCTTCTCGGCGCGGCCTGGATCGCCATGGTGTTCGGATCCGACAAGGCGCTGGCCTGGGGCGTTGGTCCGTTCATCGCCACCGACGTGATCAAGGCCGCCCTTGCTGCTGCGGTGGTTCCCGCCGGCTGGCAGATCGCCAATCTGCTGCGCCGCTGA
- a CDS encoding helix-turn-helix domain-containing protein has translation MSDNLSRTLILLEHLSSAKAEGVTVAQLVERTNLASSTVYRLVQELEGLGYLRKASDRRLFPKFLFEQGMNVGGVDIGRLTEACQSISSRLIVASEFIALRRENLLWHIAEEHPQQSIRLRAGVGFVRGAYELDCITRMALAHLPIRTIEANWDVAAFFDVGVSGGKVPWDEARASVAAVDTSDMQYDLMGNAKGVRRFCVAIHGTGGEFVGLLTAAEAATPLRDVEGHVAQVRAVLLETKGAVESGAGATSKALTHNG, from the coding sequence ATGAGCGACAACCTGAGCAGAACCCTGATCTTGCTAGAGCACCTTTCCTCCGCGAAAGCCGAGGGGGTGACCGTGGCACAGCTGGTAGAACGAACGAATCTGGCCAGTTCGACGGTCTATCGTCTGGTTCAGGAGCTGGAGGGGCTGGGATATCTGCGCAAGGCCAGCGATCGCCGTCTTTTCCCGAAATTCCTGTTCGAGCAGGGCATGAATGTCGGCGGCGTGGATATCGGGCGTCTTACCGAGGCGTGCCAGTCTATATCCTCGCGGCTGATCGTTGCATCCGAATTCATCGCGCTCAGGCGCGAGAACCTGTTGTGGCACATCGCTGAAGAGCATCCCCAGCAATCCATCCGCCTGCGCGCCGGTGTCGGATTTGTCCGCGGCGCCTACGAGCTTGACTGCATCACCCGCATGGCGCTGGCGCATTTGCCGATCAGGACGATCGAAGCAAACTGGGATGTCGCAGCCTTTTTTGATGTCGGCGTGTCAGGCGGCAAGGTGCCATGGGACGAGGCGCGGGCCAGCGTGGCCGCCGTCGATACCAGTGACATGCAATATGACTTGATGGGCAATGCCAAGGGCGTGCGCAGGTTCTGCGTCGCGATCCATGGCACGGGTGGAGAATTCGTCGGGTTGCTGACCGCTGCGGAAGCGGCAACGCCCCTGCGAGACGTCGAGGGGCATGTGGCGCAGGTTCGCGCCGTGCTTCTGGAAACCAAAGGCGCCGTGGAGAGCGGCGCAGGAGCAACAAGCAAGGCGCTGACGCACAACGGCTAG
- a CDS encoding MBL fold metallo-hydrolase, translating into MSEPEFDKAFQPGHGFAVAVAEDVLRVTAPNAGPLTFHGTNSYIVGRDALAVIDPGPEDESHWNTLKAAIAGRPVSHIFVTHTHKDHSPLAARLKAETGAVVIAEGPHRAARALYTGEVNPLKESSDMDFVPDIVSGHGDLTSGDGWAIETLHTPGHTANHAAFALKDTGLVFSGDHVMAWATSIIAPPDGAMSDFMASLDMLAARDDRAYLPGHGGKVKEPQKFVRALKTHRRMRERAILGRVRKGDRLISEMVKAIYRDTDPRLHGAAALSVLAHLEDLVGRGEVITNGPPAINGEYRPA; encoded by the coding sequence GTGAGCGAACCCGAATTCGACAAGGCCTTCCAGCCTGGCCATGGCTTTGCCGTGGCCGTTGCCGAGGATGTGTTGCGGGTGACAGCGCCCAATGCCGGCCCCCTGACCTTTCACGGGACCAACAGCTACATTGTCGGACGCGACGCGCTGGCGGTGATCGACCCCGGCCCCGAGGACGAAAGCCACTGGAACACCCTCAAGGCGGCCATTGCCGGACGGCCGGTCAGCCATATCTTCGTCACCCACACCCACAAGGATCACTCCCCGCTCGCCGCCCGGCTGAAGGCGGAGACCGGAGCGGTGGTGATCGCGGAAGGGCCGCACCGCGCCGCCCGGGCGCTCTATACCGGCGAGGTCAATCCGCTCAAGGAAAGCTCGGACATGGACTTTGTCCCCGACATCGTGTCCGGACATGGCGATCTGACCAGCGGTGACGGCTGGGCAATCGAGACGCTGCACACGCCCGGCCATACCGCCAACCATGCAGCCTTTGCGCTCAAGGATACGGGGCTGGTGTTTTCCGGCGACCATGTGATGGCCTGGGCAACGTCGATCATCGCGCCTCCGGATGGGGCGATGAGCGATTTCATGGCTTCGCTCGACATGCTGGCAGCGCGCGACGACCGCGCCTACCTGCCCGGCCATGGCGGCAAGGTGAAGGAGCCGCAGAAATTCGTCCGGGCGCTGAAGACCCACCGGCGGATGCGCGAACGCGCCATTCTGGGCCGGGTCAGGAAGGGCGACAGGCTGATCAGCGAGATGGTCAAGGCGATCTACCGCGACACCGACCCAAGGCTGCATGGCGCGGCGGCGCTGTCAGTGCTGGCGCATCTGGAGGATCTGGTCGGCCGGGGCGAAGTCATCACCAACGGCCCGCCGGCGATCAACGGCGAATACCGGCCCGCCTGA
- a CDS encoding DUF1499 domain-containing protein: MPFRPHRPYSLAASWSRGLGRFTLLLAVMTLVLHRAGILVLPNAVAAILLASCLAVVVLGLSMIGFFMLWQVGAKGGHASFAGMVMALMVLVPVGIAASRYVMLPNIHDVSTDVVDAPEWLEPPEITLSWMPRANGGDAAARELQLQAYPQVTGRRYEGAIDRVLLAVRAVVEENKWKPVANIGVEALVDGLEPTSEPAGDSEVIFNGVVDPARAPIPEPRPDIENQLEALPTFALMQYTTRTLVLGIPQDVLIRLVEEEETTFVDMRAATRDGDHDLGLNARLIRDFLRDLDIRLLGIAGG, translated from the coding sequence ATGCCGTTCCGTCCTCACCGACCCTATTCCCTTGCTGCCAGCTGGTCGCGCGGGCTTGGCCGATTCACATTGCTGCTGGCTGTCATGACCCTGGTCCTGCATCGCGCCGGCATCCTTGTGCTGCCAAATGCGGTTGCGGCCATCCTGCTGGCGTCATGCCTGGCGGTCGTCGTGCTGGGCCTGTCGATGATCGGCTTCTTCATGCTCTGGCAAGTCGGCGCCAAGGGTGGTCATGCCTCGTTTGCCGGCATGGTGATGGCGCTGATGGTGCTGGTTCCGGTCGGCATTGCCGCCAGCCGCTATGTCATGCTGCCCAATATTCACGACGTGTCGACCGATGTCGTCGACGCGCCCGAATGGCTTGAGCCGCCGGAGATCACCCTGTCCTGGATGCCGCGCGCCAATGGCGGCGATGCGGCGGCGCGGGAGCTGCAGCTTCAAGCCTATCCGCAGGTCACCGGACGGCGCTACGAAGGCGCCATCGACCGTGTGCTGCTGGCCGTGCGCGCGGTGGTGGAGGAAAACAAGTGGAAGCCGGTCGCCAATATCGGGGTCGAAGCCCTGGTCGACGGTCTCGAGCCGACCTCGGAGCCTGCCGGAGACAGCGAGGTGATCTTCAACGGTGTGGTCGATCCGGCGCGCGCACCGATCCCGGAGCCGCGGCCCGACATTGAGAACCAGCTCGAGGCGCTGCCCACCTTCGCGCTGATGCAGTACACCACCCGGACCCTCGTGCTCGGTATTCCGCAGGATGTGCTCATCCGGCTGGTCGAGGAGGAGGAAACCACCTTTGTCGACATGCGGGCCGCGACCCGCGACGGCGATCATGATCTCGGCCTGAACGCCAGGCTGATCAGGGATTTCCTGCGCGATCTCGATATCCGGCTGCTGGGCATTGCCGGCGGCTGA
- a CDS encoding YeeE/YedE family protein, with translation MDLVPLIDLIGEPQTALVGGLVLGLAFGVFAQRSRYCTRSAVLSAMGESDLKPLATWAFGFAAAILAVQLLLGADMIDVGETRFFSTAQSLSGALVGGLVFGIGMVLARGCVSRLLVLGSSGNLRGVFSIALVAVTALATYSGVLVPLRDNIGSVWSTASIGGNDLLVHAGLERWAGIALGAVLAVAALGIAFKARLSLWRALGGIMIGLTVAAGWYFTWQLSTQVFEPIQAESLSFIRPLATTGELALQSGFAGLDQGVLLGAIIGAFVAALLSGEFRISTFAEPGTPSIWRYAAGSVLMGFGGILAVGCTIGAGLTGGSVLAVSSLLGLASMITGAALTQLVLRSVAREPASQSAIMPAE, from the coding sequence ATGGACCTCGTACCTCTGATCGATCTCATCGGTGAGCCGCAGACCGCCCTGGTCGGCGGCCTCGTTCTGGGGCTCGCATTCGGCGTGTTTGCCCAGCGCAGCCGCTATTGCACCCGCTCGGCGGTTCTCTCCGCCATGGGCGAAAGCGACCTCAAGCCGCTGGCAACCTGGGCTTTCGGCTTTGCGGCCGCGATCCTGGCGGTGCAGCTGCTGCTTGGCGCCGACATGATCGATGTCGGCGAAACCCGCTTTTTCTCCACCGCGCAGAGCCTCTCGGGCGCCCTTGTCGGCGGCCTGGTGTTCGGCATCGGCATGGTGCTGGCCCGCGGCTGCGTCTCGCGGCTTCTGGTGCTCGGCTCCTCGGGCAATCTGCGCGGCGTCTTTTCCATTGCCCTGGTCGCGGTGACCGCACTTGCGACCTATAGCGGTGTGCTGGTGCCGTTGCGCGACAATATCGGCAGCGTCTGGAGCACGGCCTCCATCGGCGGCAACGACCTTCTGGTCCACGCCGGACTGGAGCGCTGGGCCGGCATCGCGCTGGGTGCGGTTCTGGCCGTCGCTGCGCTGGGCATTGCGTTCAAGGCGCGGCTGTCGCTCTGGCGAGCCCTTGGCGGCATCATGATCGGCCTCACCGTGGCTGCGGGCTGGTATTTCACCTGGCAGCTCTCGACCCAGGTGTTCGAGCCGATCCAGGCCGAAAGCCTCTCCTTCATCCGTCCGCTCGCCACCACCGGCGAACTTGCGCTTCAGAGCGGCTTTGCCGGGCTTGACCAGGGCGTGCTGCTCGGCGCCATCATCGGGGCCTTTGTTGCGGCCCTGCTTTCGGGTGAATTCCGCATCTCCACCTTCGCCGAACCCGGTACGCCGTCGATCTGGCGCTATGCTGCCGGTTCCGTGCTGATGGGCTTTGGCGGCATTCTGGCTGTTGGCTGCACCATCGGCGCTGGTCTCACCGGCGGTTCGGTGCTGGCGGTCTCGTCGCTGCTCGGCCTGGCCTCGATGATCACTGGTGCCGCACTGACCCAGCTTGTGCTGCGCTCCGTGGCGCGCGAACCGGCCAGCCAGTCCGCGATCATGCCGGCGGAGTGA
- a CDS encoding aconitase X catalytic domain-containing protein translates to MELTQTDSDILAGRQGRAAADALGLVLRFAEAVGAERLLPCASAHVDGCLYHGQASLDFVERFVALDGRVKVPTTLNVGSVDLIHPDLFIGDAALGAAGKRLMEAHVELGCIPSFTCAPYQTLFRPNFGDQLAWAESNAIVFANSVIGARTNRYGDFIDLACALTGRVPDYGLHRSENRRARVIVELSGFETAGPDQAGGIAVAAGLIVGKECGDTIAAITGLPASTSEDDLKALGAAAASSGSVAMFHAVGLTPEAPDLLTATGGANVPVVARLGPAEISGILARLCTVPDGTALTAVALGTPHFSLSEFDRLMPMLDLAPFAVPVYINTGRHEWQRLEADERAAKLEAAGVTVVVDTCTYVTSIIRDLSGAVMTNSGKWAYYAPGNLGIDVAFGTLADTLLSARAGRVVRA, encoded by the coding sequence GTGGAATTGACGCAGACAGACAGTGACATCTTGGCAGGTAGGCAGGGGCGCGCCGCAGCGGACGCCCTTGGCCTGGTGCTGCGCTTTGCCGAAGCCGTTGGCGCCGAACGGCTGCTGCCCTGCGCCAGCGCCCATGTCGACGGATGCCTGTATCATGGCCAGGCCAGCCTCGATTTCGTCGAACGGTTCGTCGCTCTCGATGGTCGCGTCAAGGTTCCCACCACGCTCAATGTCGGCTCGGTCGACCTGATTCATCCGGACCTGTTCATCGGCGACGCAGCGCTTGGCGCTGCCGGAAAGCGCCTGATGGAAGCCCATGTCGAGCTCGGCTGCATCCCGAGTTTTACCTGTGCGCCCTACCAGACCCTGTTCAGACCAAACTTCGGCGACCAGCTCGCCTGGGCCGAATCCAATGCGATCGTCTTTGCCAATTCGGTGATCGGCGCGCGCACCAACCGCTATGGCGATTTCATCGATCTCGCCTGCGCCCTGACCGGCCGGGTGCCCGATTACGGCTTGCACCGCAGCGAGAACCGCCGGGCCCGGGTGATCGTGGAATTGAGCGGATTTGAGACTGCCGGTCCGGATCAGGCCGGTGGCATCGCGGTGGCGGCCGGGCTGATCGTCGGCAAGGAATGCGGCGACACCATTGCGGCAATCACCGGGCTGCCGGCCTCAACCAGCGAGGACGATCTCAAGGCGCTTGGGGCTGCGGCTGCATCTTCGGGCAGTGTGGCGATGTTCCATGCAGTCGGCCTGACCCCGGAAGCGCCAGATCTTCTCACCGCGACCGGCGGAGCGAATGTTCCCGTTGTTGCCCGGCTCGGACCGGCGGAGATTTCGGGCATTCTGGCCAGGCTCTGCACCGTGCCCGATGGCACGGCGCTGACGGCGGTGGCGCTAGGGACACCGCATTTTTCGCTGAGCGAATTCGACCGGCTGATGCCGATGCTCGATCTGGCGCCGTTCGCGGTGCCTGTCTACATCAACACCGGACGGCACGAATGGCAGCGGCTGGAGGCGGACGAACGCGCAGCAAAACTGGAGGCCGCAGGCGTCACGGTGGTGGTCGACACCTGCACCTATGTCACCTCGATCATCCGCGATCTCAGCGGTGCGGTGATGACCAATTCGGGCAAATGGGCCTATTACGCGCCGGGAAATCTCGGAATTGACGTCGCCTTCGGCACGCTCGCTGATACGCTCCTGTCGGCCAGGGCCGGACGGGTGGTGCGGGCATGA